The proteins below come from a single Candidatus Flexicrinis affinis genomic window:
- a CDS encoding CoA-binding protein encodes MSTITMSHQERVEDFLAQKRIAVSGLSRTKDSGAGAIYLKLRNHGYQVFALHPEAEALHGDTCYPNLSAIPGGVDAVFIMNSPDVSEKIVDEALGLGVRRIWMHNNTLMGSSASEAAAEKCRQIGANVISVGCPMMFLEPDVFHSCMRWFIRATGRMK; translated from the coding sequence ATGTCAACCATCACCATGAGTCATCAGGAACGAGTCGAGGACTTTTTGGCCCAGAAACGTATCGCCGTGTCAGGGCTTTCGCGGACCAAGGACAGTGGCGCCGGCGCGATCTACCTCAAGCTGCGCAACCATGGCTATCAGGTTTTTGCACTGCACCCGGAAGCAGAAGCGCTGCACGGCGATACCTGCTATCCAAACTTGAGCGCCATCCCCGGCGGTGTGGACGCCGTCTTCATCATGAACAGCCCGGACGTGAGCGAGAAAATCGTCGACGAAGCGCTGGGATTAGGCGTCCGGCGTATCTGGATGCACAACAATACGCTGATGGGATCAAGCGCATCCGAGGCCGCGGCCGAGAAATGCCGTCAGATCGGGGCAAACGTCATCTCGGTGGGCTGCCCGATGATGTTCTTGGAGCCAGACGTGTTCCACAGCTGTATGAGGTGGTTCATCCGCGCGACCGGACGCATGAAATAA